A stretch of the Salarias fasciatus chromosome 3, fSalaFa1.1, whole genome shotgun sequence genome encodes the following:
- the LOC115385944 gene encoding Fc receptor-like protein 5 isoform X3: MGSRLFSHLWFFLFGVLLCRGCAAEKPRATLTSGNTTISVGGSVSLSCSVRDSDGWKYEFYTRTSNTWEKLVETNVEDNGVIQVSKGGIYRCRGERETSGYLSDMSDEAYISITFTNKPVITRQPSWSQIFQGEEITLTCEVQGGEKTDWWYYWSRNSQYLQQKNEKFLKVTASQSINEKYDCMASRTDDSFSSTTWSEAFTVSVLQKSRATLTSGNTTISVGGSVSLSCSVRDSDGWKYEFYRKASNTWEKLVETNVGDNGTIQVSKGGIYRCRGERETSGYLSDMSDEAGIQITFTNKPVITRQPSWSQIFQGEEITLTCEVQGGEKTDWWYYWSRNSQYLQQKNKKVLKVTQYFNEEYKCMATRKDDSSSSTTWSEAFTVSVLPQPKAQLGTNKFNMSEGSRVTLTCSVNQPAGWKYFWYRDSKTSPLNTHDTDEYQSQSEVSQEGRYWCRGGRGGRGGRGDPLYYTEYSDPISVTKIIPNKATLTLQHDRPQLYQGETIALRCAIDGGNTGWEYEWETSSLLKPANVSQYRMEALSSQHQGEYRCKGNKLRGAQSTDWSNTVTLTVFRPKLSVSPSWLIPGASVTLICHTEPPSAGWSFYWFKAVPNSQDSYTYEPLPGTSSGTANNSFTVHGQTHTAGYACSAGRGDPPIYTQHSRPTFVWSSGVHPSASLTVNPDRVQHFTSESLSLTCEGSSSQWRLIRFLTDDSLLSFLPPATINGSTYIKNEAPRKAVYWCESGTEFSNAVNISTHSDGVILVSPVYPVPVGESVTLLCVMKTGNIPSDVFFYKNNKLIENERRGEMKISAVSESDEGFYKCQYNGRESAQSWMAVQFTSRPGSSSSGSLMIIRWICGVLLLIVLLLLLCFYNGSRDSCFNRSQSSQQSQTTDHSSNQLEDQCNTYASLIQADDNPYETIQETDSPDRDESRNVMYSSMELQEVKKVKKQKPEEGSIYPEVKTTSWTDSSVTSAQVHSNESQVNRSQS, encoded by the exons agaaacccaggGCTACACTGACATCAGGCAACACAACCATCTCAGTCGGAGGCTCAGTgagtctttcctgctctgtgagagactctgatggatggaaatatgagttttacaCAAGAACATCAAACACCTGGGAGAAACTAGTTGAAACAAATGTTGAGGACAATGGAGTCATCCAGGTATCTAAAGGAGGAATTTACcggtgcagaggagagagagaaacatcaggTTATCTCTCTGACATGAGTGATGAAGCCTACATTAGCATAACTT tcaccaacaagcctgtcataacacgacaacccagctggtctcagatattccagggtgaggagatcactctgacatgtgaggtccagggaggagagaagactgactggTGGTATTACTGGAGCAGAAATTCACAATATCTTCAACAGAAGAATGAAAAGTTCTTAAAAGTCACTGCTTCTCAGTCCATCAATGAAAAGTATGACTGTATGGCCTCACGCACAGATGACTCTTTTTCTTCAACCACATGGAGTGaagccttcacagtgtcagtgttac agaaaTCCAGGGCTACACTGACATCAGGCAACACAACCATCTCAGTCGGAGGCTCAGTgagtctttcctgctctgtgagagactctgatggatggaaatatgagttttacagAAAAGCATCAAACACCTGGGAGAAACTAGTTGAAACAAATGTTGGGGACAATGGAACCATCCAGGTATCTAAAGGAGGAATTTACcggtgcagaggagagagagaaacatcaggTTATCTCTCTGACATGAGTGATGAAGCCGGCATTCAGATAACTT tcaccaacaagcctgtcataacacgacaacccagctggtctcagatattccagggtgaggagatcactctgacatgtgaggtccagggaggagagaagactgactggTGGTATTACTGGAGCAGAAATTCACAATATCTTCAACAGAAGAATAAAAAGGTCTTAAAAGTCACTCAGTACTTCAATGAAGAGTACAAATGTATGGCCACACGCAAAGATGACTCTTCTTCTTCAACCACATGGAGTGaagccttcacagtgtcagtgttac CTCAACCAAAAGCTCAACTGGGAACCAATAAATTCAACAtgtctgaaggcagcagagtgaCGCTGACCTGCTCAGTGAATCAACCAGCTGGATGGAAATACTTCTGGTACAGAGACTCCAAAACCTCACCCCTGAACACACATGATACTGATGAGTATCAGAGTCAGTCTGAAGTCTCACAGGAGGGACGTTACtggtgcagaggaggaagaggaggaagaggaggaagaggagatccaCTTTACTACACAGAGTACAGTGATCCCATCAGTGTCACTAAAATAA TCCCAAACAAGGCAACCCTGACTCTGCAACACGACAGACCACAGCTCTACCAAGGAGAGACCATCGCTCTCAGATGTGCCATCgatggaggaaacacaggatGGGAGTATGAGTGGGAAACCAGCAGTTTACTCAAACCAGCAAATGTCAGCCAATACAGGATGGAGGCTCTTTCTTCACAGCACCAGGGAGAATACAGATGTAAAGGAAACAAGCTGAGAGGAGCACAGTCAACAGATTGGAGCAACACCGTCACACTGACAGTATTCA GACCAaagctctctgtgtctccatcatggttgattcctggagcttcagtcactctgatctgtcacactgagcctccgtcagcagggtggagcttcTACTGGTTCAAAGCTGTTCCAAACTCTCAGGATTCCTACACCTATGAGCCTCTACCTGGTACCAGCAGTGGGACAGCAAACAATTCCTTCACAGTtcatggacagacacacacagcaggatatGCATGTTCAGCTGGACGAGGGGATCCGCCGatttacacacaacacagtCGTCCCACATTCGTCTGGTCTTCag GTGTTCATCCATCAGCGTCTCTCACAGTGAATCCTGACAGAGTCCAACACTTCACCTCTGAATCTCTCTCActgacatgtgaaggaagcTCTTCCCAGTGGAGGCTGATCCGCTTTCTGACTGACGACTCGCTGTTGAGCTTTCTTCCTCCAGCTACAATCAATGGATCAACATATATTAAGAATGAGGCTCCAAGAAAAGCTGTGTACTGGTGTGAGTCTGGAACAGAGTTCAGCAATGCAGTCAATATCTCCACACACT ctgatggcGTTATCCTGGTGAGCCCTGTGTATCCTGTACCTGTGGGAGAGTCTGTAACTCTCCTCTGTGTCATGAAGACTGGAAATATtccctctgatgtgtttttctacaaaaacaacaaactcattgaaaatgagagacgaggagagatgAAGATCTCTGCAGTGTCAGAATCAGATGAAGGTTTCTACAAGTGTCAGTACAATGGAAGAGAATCAGCACAAAGCTGGATGGCTGTTCAGT TCACATCCAGGCCTGGAAGCTCTTCATCTGGCTCTCTGATGATCATTCGGTGGATTTGTGGAGTTTTACTGCtgattgttctgctgctgctgttgtgtttctaCAATGGATCAAGAG ATTCATGCTTCAACAG GTCTCAAAGTTCACAGCAGAGCCAAActacagaccacagcagcaacCAGCTGGAAGATCAATGCAACACATACGCTTCTCTGATCCAAG CTGATGATAATCCCTATGAGACAATCCAAGAGACTGATTCTCCTGACAGAG ATGAGTCCAGGAATGTGATGTATTCTTCAATGGAGCTTCAGGAGGTCAAGAAGG TGAAGAAGCAGAAACCAGAAGAGGGCAGCATTTATCCTGAAGTGAAGACCACATCATGGACAG ATTCCAGTGTGACCTCTGCACAAGTACACTCCAATGAAAGTCAAGTCAACAGGAGTCAAAG ttGA
- the LOC115385944 gene encoding Fc receptor-like protein 5 isoform X4 — protein MGSRLFSHLWFFLFGVLLCRGCAAEKSRATLTSGNTTISVGGSVSLSCSVRDSDGWKYEFYRKASNTWEKLVETNVGDNGTIQVSKGGIYRCRGERETSGYLSDMSDEAGIQITFTNKPVITRQPSWSQIFQGEEITLTCEVQGGEKTDWWYYWSRNSQYLQQKNKKVLKVTQYFNEEYKCMATRKDDSSSSTTWSEAFTVSVLPQPKAQLGTNKFNMSEGSRVTLTCSVNQPAGWKYFWYRDSKTSPLNTHDTDEYQSQSEVSQEGRYWCRGGRGGRGGRGDPLYYTEYSDPISVTKIIPNKATLTLQHDRPQLYQGETIALRCAIDGGNTGWEYEWETSSLLKPANVSQYRMEALSSQHQGEYRCKGNKLRGAQSTDWSNTVTLTVFRPKLSVSPSWLIPGASVTLICHTEPPSAGWSFYWFKAVPNSQDSYTYEPLPGTSSGTANNSFTVHGQTHTAGYACSAGRGDPPIYTQHSRPTFVWSSGVHPSASLTVNPDRVQHFTSESLSLTCEGSSSQWRLIRFLTDDSLLSFLPPATINGSTYIKNEAPRKAVYWCESGTEFSNAVNISTHSDGVILVSPVYPVPVGESVTLLCVMKTGNIPSDVFFYKNNKLIENERRGEMKISAVSESDEGFYKCQYNGRESAQSWMAVQFTSRPGSSSSGSLMIIRWICGVLLLIVLLLLLCFYNGSRDSCFNRSQSSQQSQTTDHSSNQLEDQCNTYASLIQADDNPYETIQETDSPDRDESRNVMYSSMELQEVKKVKKQKPEEGSIYPEVKTTSWTDSSVTSAQVHSNESQVNRSQRYQLKHHSPEFSEDISILRRETTHGD, from the exons agaaaTCCAGGGCTACACTGACATCAGGCAACACAACCATCTCAGTCGGAGGCTCAGTgagtctttcctgctctgtgagagactctgatggatggaaatatgagttttacagAAAAGCATCAAACACCTGGGAGAAACTAGTTGAAACAAATGTTGGGGACAATGGAACCATCCAGGTATCTAAAGGAGGAATTTACcggtgcagaggagagagagaaacatcaggTTATCTCTCTGACATGAGTGATGAAGCCGGCATTCAGATAACTT tcaccaacaagcctgtcataacacgacaacccagctggtctcagatattccagggtgaggagatcactctgacatgtgaggtccagggaggagagaagactgactggTGGTATTACTGGAGCAGAAATTCACAATATCTTCAACAGAAGAATAAAAAGGTCTTAAAAGTCACTCAGTACTTCAATGAAGAGTACAAATGTATGGCCACACGCAAAGATGACTCTTCTTCTTCAACCACATGGAGTGaagccttcacagtgtcagtgttac CTCAACCAAAAGCTCAACTGGGAACCAATAAATTCAACAtgtctgaaggcagcagagtgaCGCTGACCTGCTCAGTGAATCAACCAGCTGGATGGAAATACTTCTGGTACAGAGACTCCAAAACCTCACCCCTGAACACACATGATACTGATGAGTATCAGAGTCAGTCTGAAGTCTCACAGGAGGGACGTTACtggtgcagaggaggaagaggaggaagaggaggaagaggagatccaCTTTACTACACAGAGTACAGTGATCCCATCAGTGTCACTAAAATAA TCCCAAACAAGGCAACCCTGACTCTGCAACACGACAGACCACAGCTCTACCAAGGAGAGACCATCGCTCTCAGATGTGCCATCgatggaggaaacacaggatGGGAGTATGAGTGGGAAACCAGCAGTTTACTCAAACCAGCAAATGTCAGCCAATACAGGATGGAGGCTCTTTCTTCACAGCACCAGGGAGAATACAGATGTAAAGGAAACAAGCTGAGAGGAGCACAGTCAACAGATTGGAGCAACACCGTCACACTGACAGTATTCA GACCAaagctctctgtgtctccatcatggttgattcctggagcttcagtcactctgatctgtcacactgagcctccgtcagcagggtggagcttcTACTGGTTCAAAGCTGTTCCAAACTCTCAGGATTCCTACACCTATGAGCCTCTACCTGGTACCAGCAGTGGGACAGCAAACAATTCCTTCACAGTtcatggacagacacacacagcaggatatGCATGTTCAGCTGGACGAGGGGATCCGCCGatttacacacaacacagtCGTCCCACATTCGTCTGGTCTTCag GTGTTCATCCATCAGCGTCTCTCACAGTGAATCCTGACAGAGTCCAACACTTCACCTCTGAATCTCTCTCActgacatgtgaaggaagcTCTTCCCAGTGGAGGCTGATCCGCTTTCTGACTGACGACTCGCTGTTGAGCTTTCTTCCTCCAGCTACAATCAATGGATCAACATATATTAAGAATGAGGCTCCAAGAAAAGCTGTGTACTGGTGTGAGTCTGGAACAGAGTTCAGCAATGCAGTCAATATCTCCACACACT ctgatggcGTTATCCTGGTGAGCCCTGTGTATCCTGTACCTGTGGGAGAGTCTGTAACTCTCCTCTGTGTCATGAAGACTGGAAATATtccctctgatgtgtttttctacaaaaacaacaaactcattgaaaatgagagacgaggagagatgAAGATCTCTGCAGTGTCAGAATCAGATGAAGGTTTCTACAAGTGTCAGTACAATGGAAGAGAATCAGCACAAAGCTGGATGGCTGTTCAGT TCACATCCAGGCCTGGAAGCTCTTCATCTGGCTCTCTGATGATCATTCGGTGGATTTGTGGAGTTTTACTGCtgattgttctgctgctgctgttgtgtttctaCAATGGATCAAGAG ATTCATGCTTCAACAG GTCTCAAAGTTCACAGCAGAGCCAAActacagaccacagcagcaacCAGCTGGAAGATCAATGCAACACATACGCTTCTCTGATCCAAG CTGATGATAATCCCTATGAGACAATCCAAGAGACTGATTCTCCTGACAGAG ATGAGTCCAGGAATGTGATGTATTCTTCAATGGAGCTTCAGGAGGTCAAGAAGG TGAAGAAGCAGAAACCAGAAGAGGGCAGCATTTATCCTGAAGTGAAGACCACATCATGGACAG ATTCCAGTGTGACCTCTGCACAAGTACACTCCAATGAAAGTCAAGTCAACAGGAGTCAAAG GTATCAATTGAAACACCACAGCCCAGAGTTCTCTGAGGACATTTCAATACTTAGAAGAGAAACCACTCACGGTGACTGA
- the LOC115385944 gene encoding Fc receptor-like protein 5 isoform X5 produces the protein MSDEAGIQITFTNKPVITRQPSWSQIFQGEEITLTCEVQGGEKTDWWYYWSRNSQYLQQKNKKVLKVTQYFNEEYKCMATRKDDSSSSTTWSEAFTVSVLPQPKAQLGTNKFNMSEGSRVTLTCSVNQPAGWKYFWYRDSKTSPLNTHDTDEYQSQSEVSQEGRYWCRGGRGGRGGRGDPLYYTEYSDPISVTKIIPNKATLTLQHDRPQLYQGETIALRCAIDGGNTGWEYEWETSSLLKPANVSQYRMEALSSQHQGEYRCKGNKLRGAQSTDWSNTVTLTVFRPKLSVSPSWLIPGASVTLICHTEPPSAGWSFYWFKAVPNSQDSYTYEPLPGTSSGTANNSFTVHGQTHTAGYACSAGRGDPPIYTQHSRPTFVWSSGVHPSASLTVNPDRVQHFTSESLSLTCEGSSSQWRLIRFLTDDSLLSFLPPATINGSTYIKNEAPRKAVYWCESGTEFSNAVNISTHSDGVILVSPVYPVPVGESVTLLCVMKTGNIPSDVFFYKNNKLIENERRGEMKISAVSESDEGFYKCQYNGRESAQSWMAVQFTSRPGSSSSGSLMIIRWICGVLLLIVLLLLLCFYNGSRDSCFNRSQSSQQSQTTDHSSNQLEDQCNTYASLIQADDNPYETIQETDSPDRDESRNVMYSSMELQEVKKVKKQKPEEGSIYPEVKTTSWTDSSVTSAQVHSNESQVNRSQRYQLKHHSPEFSEDISILRRETTHGD, from the exons ATGAGTGATGAAGCCGGCATTCAGATAACTT tcaccaacaagcctgtcataacacgacaacccagctggtctcagatattccagggtgaggagatcactctgacatgtgaggtccagggaggagagaagactgactggTGGTATTACTGGAGCAGAAATTCACAATATCTTCAACAGAAGAATAAAAAGGTCTTAAAAGTCACTCAGTACTTCAATGAAGAGTACAAATGTATGGCCACACGCAAAGATGACTCTTCTTCTTCAACCACATGGAGTGaagccttcacagtgtcagtgttac CTCAACCAAAAGCTCAACTGGGAACCAATAAATTCAACAtgtctgaaggcagcagagtgaCGCTGACCTGCTCAGTGAATCAACCAGCTGGATGGAAATACTTCTGGTACAGAGACTCCAAAACCTCACCCCTGAACACACATGATACTGATGAGTATCAGAGTCAGTCTGAAGTCTCACAGGAGGGACGTTACtggtgcagaggaggaagaggaggaagaggaggaagaggagatccaCTTTACTACACAGAGTACAGTGATCCCATCAGTGTCACTAAAATAA TCCCAAACAAGGCAACCCTGACTCTGCAACACGACAGACCACAGCTCTACCAAGGAGAGACCATCGCTCTCAGATGTGCCATCgatggaggaaacacaggatGGGAGTATGAGTGGGAAACCAGCAGTTTACTCAAACCAGCAAATGTCAGCCAATACAGGATGGAGGCTCTTTCTTCACAGCACCAGGGAGAATACAGATGTAAAGGAAACAAGCTGAGAGGAGCACAGTCAACAGATTGGAGCAACACCGTCACACTGACAGTATTCA GACCAaagctctctgtgtctccatcatggttgattcctggagcttcagtcactctgatctgtcacactgagcctccgtcagcagggtggagcttcTACTGGTTCAAAGCTGTTCCAAACTCTCAGGATTCCTACACCTATGAGCCTCTACCTGGTACCAGCAGTGGGACAGCAAACAATTCCTTCACAGTtcatggacagacacacacagcaggatatGCATGTTCAGCTGGACGAGGGGATCCGCCGatttacacacaacacagtCGTCCCACATTCGTCTGGTCTTCag GTGTTCATCCATCAGCGTCTCTCACAGTGAATCCTGACAGAGTCCAACACTTCACCTCTGAATCTCTCTCActgacatgtgaaggaagcTCTTCCCAGTGGAGGCTGATCCGCTTTCTGACTGACGACTCGCTGTTGAGCTTTCTTCCTCCAGCTACAATCAATGGATCAACATATATTAAGAATGAGGCTCCAAGAAAAGCTGTGTACTGGTGTGAGTCTGGAACAGAGTTCAGCAATGCAGTCAATATCTCCACACACT ctgatggcGTTATCCTGGTGAGCCCTGTGTATCCTGTACCTGTGGGAGAGTCTGTAACTCTCCTCTGTGTCATGAAGACTGGAAATATtccctctgatgtgtttttctacaaaaacaacaaactcattgaaaatgagagacgaggagagatgAAGATCTCTGCAGTGTCAGAATCAGATGAAGGTTTCTACAAGTGTCAGTACAATGGAAGAGAATCAGCACAAAGCTGGATGGCTGTTCAGT TCACATCCAGGCCTGGAAGCTCTTCATCTGGCTCTCTGATGATCATTCGGTGGATTTGTGGAGTTTTACTGCtgattgttctgctgctgctgttgtgtttctaCAATGGATCAAGAG ATTCATGCTTCAACAG GTCTCAAAGTTCACAGCAGAGCCAAActacagaccacagcagcaacCAGCTGGAAGATCAATGCAACACATACGCTTCTCTGATCCAAG CTGATGATAATCCCTATGAGACAATCCAAGAGACTGATTCTCCTGACAGAG ATGAGTCCAGGAATGTGATGTATTCTTCAATGGAGCTTCAGGAGGTCAAGAAGG TGAAGAAGCAGAAACCAGAAGAGGGCAGCATTTATCCTGAAGTGAAGACCACATCATGGACAG ATTCCAGTGTGACCTCTGCACAAGTACACTCCAATGAAAGTCAAGTCAACAGGAGTCAAAG GTATCAATTGAAACACCACAGCCCAGAGTTCTCTGAGGACATTTCAATACTTAGAAGAGAAACCACTCACGGTGACTGA
- the LOC115385944 gene encoding Fc receptor-like protein 5 isoform X1, with protein MGSRLFSHLWFFLFGVLLCRGCAAEKPRATLTSGNTTISVGGSVSLSCSVRDSDGWKYEFYTRTSNTWEKLVETNVEDNGVIQVSKGGIYRCRGERETSGYLSDMSDEAYISITFTNKPVITRQPSWSQIFQGEEITLTCEVQGGEKTDWWYYWSRNSQYLQQKNEKFLKVTASQSINEKYDCMASRTDDSFSSTTWSEAFTVSVLQKSRATLTSGNTTISVGGSVSLSCSVRDSDGWKYEFYRKASNTWEKLVETNVGDNGTIQVSKGGIYRCRGERETSGYLSDMSDEAGIQITFTNKPVITRQPSWSQIFQGEEITLTCEVQGGEKTDWWYYWSRNSQYLQQKNKKVLKVTQYFNEEYKCMATRKDDSSSSTTWSEAFTVSVLPQPKAQLGTNKFNMSEGSRVTLTCSVNQPAGWKYFWYRDSKTSPLNTHDTDEYQSQSEVSQEGRYWCRGGRGGRGGRGDPLYYTEYSDPISVTKIIPNKATLTLQHDRPQLYQGETIALRCAIDGGNTGWEYEWETSSLLKPANVSQYRMEALSSQHQGEYRCKGNKLRGAQSTDWSNTVTLTVFRPKLSVSPSWLIPGASVTLICHTEPPSAGWSFYWFKAVPNSQDSYTYEPLPGTSSGTANNSFTVHGQTHTAGYACSAGRGDPPIYTQHSRPTFVWSSGVHPSASLTVNPDRVQHFTSESLSLTCEGSSSQWRLIRFLTDDSLLSFLPPATINGSTYIKNEAPRKAVYWCESGTEFSNAVNISTHSDGVILVSPVYPVPVGESVTLLCVMKTGNIPSDVFFYKNNKLIENERRGEMKISAVSESDEGFYKCQYNGRESAQSWMAVQFTSRPGSSSSGSLMIIRWICGVLLLIVLLLLLCFYNGSRDSCFNRSQSSQQSQTTDHSSNQLEDQCNTYASLIQADDNPYETIQETDSPDRDESRNVMYSSMELQEVKKVKKQKPEEGSIYPEVKTTSWTDSSVTSAQVHSNESQVNRSQRYQLKHHSPEFSEDISILRRETTHGD; from the exons agaaacccaggGCTACACTGACATCAGGCAACACAACCATCTCAGTCGGAGGCTCAGTgagtctttcctgctctgtgagagactctgatggatggaaatatgagttttacaCAAGAACATCAAACACCTGGGAGAAACTAGTTGAAACAAATGTTGAGGACAATGGAGTCATCCAGGTATCTAAAGGAGGAATTTACcggtgcagaggagagagagaaacatcaggTTATCTCTCTGACATGAGTGATGAAGCCTACATTAGCATAACTT tcaccaacaagcctgtcataacacgacaacccagctggtctcagatattccagggtgaggagatcactctgacatgtgaggtccagggaggagagaagactgactggTGGTATTACTGGAGCAGAAATTCACAATATCTTCAACAGAAGAATGAAAAGTTCTTAAAAGTCACTGCTTCTCAGTCCATCAATGAAAAGTATGACTGTATGGCCTCACGCACAGATGACTCTTTTTCTTCAACCACATGGAGTGaagccttcacagtgtcagtgttac agaaaTCCAGGGCTACACTGACATCAGGCAACACAACCATCTCAGTCGGAGGCTCAGTgagtctttcctgctctgtgagagactctgatggatggaaatatgagttttacagAAAAGCATCAAACACCTGGGAGAAACTAGTTGAAACAAATGTTGGGGACAATGGAACCATCCAGGTATCTAAAGGAGGAATTTACcggtgcagaggagagagagaaacatcaggTTATCTCTCTGACATGAGTGATGAAGCCGGCATTCAGATAACTT tcaccaacaagcctgtcataacacgacaacccagctggtctcagatattccagggtgaggagatcactctgacatgtgaggtccagggaggagagaagactgactggTGGTATTACTGGAGCAGAAATTCACAATATCTTCAACAGAAGAATAAAAAGGTCTTAAAAGTCACTCAGTACTTCAATGAAGAGTACAAATGTATGGCCACACGCAAAGATGACTCTTCTTCTTCAACCACATGGAGTGaagccttcacagtgtcagtgttac CTCAACCAAAAGCTCAACTGGGAACCAATAAATTCAACAtgtctgaaggcagcagagtgaCGCTGACCTGCTCAGTGAATCAACCAGCTGGATGGAAATACTTCTGGTACAGAGACTCCAAAACCTCACCCCTGAACACACATGATACTGATGAGTATCAGAGTCAGTCTGAAGTCTCACAGGAGGGACGTTACtggtgcagaggaggaagaggaggaagaggaggaagaggagatccaCTTTACTACACAGAGTACAGTGATCCCATCAGTGTCACTAAAATAA TCCCAAACAAGGCAACCCTGACTCTGCAACACGACAGACCACAGCTCTACCAAGGAGAGACCATCGCTCTCAGATGTGCCATCgatggaggaaacacaggatGGGAGTATGAGTGGGAAACCAGCAGTTTACTCAAACCAGCAAATGTCAGCCAATACAGGATGGAGGCTCTTTCTTCACAGCACCAGGGAGAATACAGATGTAAAGGAAACAAGCTGAGAGGAGCACAGTCAACAGATTGGAGCAACACCGTCACACTGACAGTATTCA GACCAaagctctctgtgtctccatcatggttgattcctggagcttcagtcactctgatctgtcacactgagcctccgtcagcagggtggagcttcTACTGGTTCAAAGCTGTTCCAAACTCTCAGGATTCCTACACCTATGAGCCTCTACCTGGTACCAGCAGTGGGACAGCAAACAATTCCTTCACAGTtcatggacagacacacacagcaggatatGCATGTTCAGCTGGACGAGGGGATCCGCCGatttacacacaacacagtCGTCCCACATTCGTCTGGTCTTCag GTGTTCATCCATCAGCGTCTCTCACAGTGAATCCTGACAGAGTCCAACACTTCACCTCTGAATCTCTCTCActgacatgtgaaggaagcTCTTCCCAGTGGAGGCTGATCCGCTTTCTGACTGACGACTCGCTGTTGAGCTTTCTTCCTCCAGCTACAATCAATGGATCAACATATATTAAGAATGAGGCTCCAAGAAAAGCTGTGTACTGGTGTGAGTCTGGAACAGAGTTCAGCAATGCAGTCAATATCTCCACACACT ctgatggcGTTATCCTGGTGAGCCCTGTGTATCCTGTACCTGTGGGAGAGTCTGTAACTCTCCTCTGTGTCATGAAGACTGGAAATATtccctctgatgtgtttttctacaaaaacaacaaactcattgaaaatgagagacgaggagagatgAAGATCTCTGCAGTGTCAGAATCAGATGAAGGTTTCTACAAGTGTCAGTACAATGGAAGAGAATCAGCACAAAGCTGGATGGCTGTTCAGT TCACATCCAGGCCTGGAAGCTCTTCATCTGGCTCTCTGATGATCATTCGGTGGATTTGTGGAGTTTTACTGCtgattgttctgctgctgctgttgtgtttctaCAATGGATCAAGAG ATTCATGCTTCAACAG GTCTCAAAGTTCACAGCAGAGCCAAActacagaccacagcagcaacCAGCTGGAAGATCAATGCAACACATACGCTTCTCTGATCCAAG CTGATGATAATCCCTATGAGACAATCCAAGAGACTGATTCTCCTGACAGAG ATGAGTCCAGGAATGTGATGTATTCTTCAATGGAGCTTCAGGAGGTCAAGAAGG TGAAGAAGCAGAAACCAGAAGAGGGCAGCATTTATCCTGAAGTGAAGACCACATCATGGACAG ATTCCAGTGTGACCTCTGCACAAGTACACTCCAATGAAAGTCAAGTCAACAGGAGTCAAAG GTATCAATTGAAACACCACAGCCCAGAGTTCTCTGAGGACATTTCAATACTTAGAAGAGAAACCACTCACGGTGACTGA